The Nitriliruptor alkaliphilus DSM 45188 genome includes a region encoding these proteins:
- a CDS encoding TetR/AcrR family transcriptional regulator, producing the protein MARPRVYGESTRRELIDAAGALLAERGPAALSVRAVAEAVGATTSAIYALFGSKAELVRGMYVAGFAALDDHLAAVPVTDDPWRDVLELGLAYRASALAEPHLYRVMFDRPVVEFVPDADDAALALGTLAHLERATARIEATLGLPRGLDLATATRALWARAHGLATLELAGGLGDGGEALWRAVLLADQHGWRSRGASDPVSPRG; encoded by the coding sequence GTGGCACGCCCCCGGGTGTACGGCGAATCCACGCGACGCGAGCTGATCGACGCCGCCGGCGCCCTGCTCGCCGAGCGTGGACCCGCCGCGCTCTCGGTCCGCGCCGTGGCCGAGGCCGTCGGCGCGACCACCAGCGCCATCTACGCGCTGTTCGGCTCCAAGGCCGAGCTGGTCCGCGGCATGTACGTGGCCGGGTTCGCGGCGCTCGACGACCACCTCGCCGCGGTGCCGGTCACCGACGACCCGTGGCGGGACGTCCTCGAGCTCGGCCTCGCGTACCGCGCCAGCGCCCTGGCCGAGCCGCACCTGTACCGGGTGATGTTCGATCGGCCCGTGGTCGAGTTCGTGCCGGACGCCGACGATGCGGCCTTGGCGCTCGGCACGCTCGCCCACCTCGAACGTGCGACGGCGCGCATCGAGGCGACGCTGGGACTGCCGCGCGGGCTCGACCTCGCCACCGCGACCCGAGCGCTCTGGGCGCGGGCCCACGGTCTCGCGACGCTCGAGCTGGCCGGTGGTCTCGGCGACGGGGGCGAGGCACTGTGGCGCGCCGTCCTGCTGGCTGACCAGCACGGCTGGCGGTCACGCGGCGCCAGCGATCCGGTCAGCCCACGAGGCTGA
- a CDS encoding tetratricopeptide repeat protein, which yields MSTDLSPPASPLVFDVTDAQFQTAVIDRSHTTPVVVDLWAEWCGPCKQLGPMLERAVTARGGDVVLAKVDTEANPEVARAFQVQSIPAVFGLRDGKVVAQFVGVRPEAEIERFLDDLGPSEADRAVQRARVLDGDEREAALRHALELEPTHREAAVGLAELLVERDPSAAIELVLPHRPDPAAEAVVTRAELARGGADDADLADLRAAVARGDADGATLLELGRSLAAAGDYEEGLDHLLAAVQLGGEVREPAREQIVALFNVLGDADPRVQAARPRLARALF from the coding sequence GTGAGCACCGACCTGTCCCCGCCCGCCTCGCCGCTGGTCTTCGACGTCACCGACGCGCAGTTCCAGACCGCCGTCATCGACCGCTCGCACACCACCCCCGTGGTCGTCGACCTGTGGGCCGAGTGGTGCGGACCGTGCAAGCAGCTCGGCCCGATGCTCGAGCGCGCCGTCACCGCCCGCGGCGGGGACGTCGTGCTCGCGAAGGTCGACACCGAGGCCAACCCCGAGGTGGCTCGCGCCTTCCAGGTGCAGAGCATCCCGGCGGTCTTCGGCCTCCGCGACGGCAAGGTCGTGGCCCAGTTCGTCGGTGTCCGCCCCGAGGCCGAGATCGAACGCTTCCTCGACGACCTCGGGCCGTCCGAGGCCGATCGGGCCGTCCAGCGTGCGCGCGTGCTGGACGGCGACGAACGTGAGGCCGCCCTGCGCCACGCCCTCGAGCTCGAACCCACGCACCGGGAGGCGGCGGTCGGGTTGGCGGAACTGCTCGTCGAACGCGATCCGTCGGCTGCCATCGAGCTGGTCCTCCCGCACCGGCCGGACCCCGCGGCGGAGGCGGTCGTGACGCGGGCGGAGCTTGCCCGAGGTGGCGCGGACGACGCCGACCTCGCCGACCTGCGCGCCGCCGTCGCGCGAGGCGATGCCGACGGGGCCACGCTGCTCGAGCTCGGCCGATCGCTGGCGGCAGCAGGCGACTACGAGGAGGGGCTCGACCACCTCCTCGCCGCCGTGCAGCTCGGTGGCGAGGTCCGCGAGCCGGCCCGCGAGCAGATCGTCGCGCTCTTCAACGTCCTCGGCGACGCGGATCCACGGGTCCAGGCTGCCCGCCCCCGCCTGGCGCGCGCCCTCTTCTGA
- a CDS encoding protease inhibitor I42 family protein: protein MEPTRRPVAVLLLVAASVLALGGCGGDRAPWDDAAPVRDGDTVAVGERIVLLVGENQSVGDRISVVREPDPGVLRPVGSGIHRERKDEELLGVGHQRWYAFEAVGTGTGELVLFNCWRCDPEQPNDDPQTREIALVVQVED, encoded by the coding sequence GTGGAGCCGACCCGCCGTCCCGTCGCCGTCCTCCTCCTCGTCGCCGCGTCCGTCCTGGCCCTCGGAGGGTGCGGCGGTGACCGGGCGCCGTGGGACGACGCGGCACCGGTACGCGACGGCGACACCGTCGCGGTCGGCGAGCGGATCGTGCTGCTCGTGGGCGAGAACCAGAGCGTCGGCGACCGGATCAGCGTGGTGCGCGAACCCGATCCCGGCGTGCTGCGGCCCGTCGGATCGGGGATCCACCGCGAGCGCAAGGACGAGGAGCTCCTCGGTGTCGGTCACCAGCGGTGGTACGCCTTCGAGGCGGTCGGGACCGGCACGGGCGAGCTGGTGTTGTTCAACTGCTGGCGTTGCGACCCCGAGCAACCGAACGACGACCCGCAGACCCGCGAGATCGCGTTGGTCGTCCAGGTCGAGGACTAG
- a CDS encoding acyl-CoA thioesterase: MSELTPRPVRDSLVIFTRPMTFHDANGLGNVHGGVIMHEVDTAAGAASARHVGGPCVTAAIDELSFTEPVHVGDLLVVTASVNAAGRRSLEVGVKVEAEPWLGGPRRHTTSAYLVMVAIDAEGRPREVPPLVAETEDERRREAQAAIRRQIRQERRSRIGAWRPDVV, translated from the coding sequence ATGAGCGAACTCACGCCCCGCCCCGTCCGCGACAGCCTGGTGATCTTCACCCGCCCGATGACGTTCCACGACGCCAACGGGCTCGGCAACGTCCACGGCGGGGTGATCATGCACGAGGTCGACACGGCCGCCGGCGCCGCCTCGGCGCGCCACGTCGGTGGCCCGTGCGTGACCGCCGCGATCGACGAACTGTCGTTCACCGAGCCGGTGCACGTGGGCGACCTGCTCGTGGTGACCGCCTCGGTCAACGCGGCGGGCCGGCGCTCCCTCGAGGTCGGCGTCAAGGTCGAGGCCGAGCCGTGGCTCGGTGGCCCGCGCCGTCACACCACGTCGGCCTACCTGGTCATGGTCGCGATCGACGCCGAGGGACGCCCCCGTGAGGTCCCGCCGCTGGTGGCCGAGACCGAGGACGAACGGCGGCGGGAGGCGCAGGCCGCGATCCGGCGCCAGATCCGCCAGGAGCGGCGCAGCCGGATCGGTGCCTGGCGTCCCGACGTCGTCTGA
- the polA gene encoding DNA polymerase I, which translates to MPEPTAPRTGGDAAPRPTMLLLDGHSLAYRAFYALPDTLRTQTGQLTNAVYGFTSMLIKLLADRRPASVVVAFDKGRDVSRTTAFPEYKANRATPPDEFRPQVDLIKQVLEALRIPVCEVPGVEADDVLATLAVRAIDEGFHAYIVTGDRDAMQLVDEHLTVLYTLRGISEVAEMTPKAVEARYGVPPGSYVDVAALRGDKSDNLPGVPGVGDKTAAKLVVQFGDVDGILAHLDEISGKKVPAMLAEHGEQVRANKRIMRLRRDIEVDADPADLRMTGIDAAAVRELFGSLEFRALYDRFVEEVLGEQEEAEAASFERTPSRLEAGDLAVWLEGVGSPVAIVPTVTARPPHTALEAVAVAAPDRDPASARVAELDPADLDALAGLLADPTRAVVTHDAKLLDHAVHGRGWVVSNVTVDTELAAYLLNPEQRSFDLERLALQHLQRTITPEEGDGAGDQLALDVSPDEGWEERAIRAEATLELATFLGTELDERGQRDLHDRIELPLAPVLARMERTGVALDLHVLDDIRGRLAARVVEREREVHDHAGRPFNVGSGQQLQQVLFDELELPKTRRIKTGYTTDANALQNLLGLHPIIEAIMEWRELSKLLTTYVDALPPLVDAATGRIHTTLSQTIAATGRLSSSQPNLQNIPVRREEGREIRRAFVPGEGFDQLLVADYSQIELRIMAHLSQDEGLLEAFQSHEDVHATTAAKVFDLPLDAVDGALRDRAKAVNYGLAYGLTPFGLGQQLGIPPDEAAEIVTAYFERFPKVRSFLDAAVVAATNDGYTTTMFGRRRYLPDLRSDNRNRRQMAERMALNAPIQGTAADVIKLAMIELGRALDTSGLRTQLLLQVHDEVVLEVPDDERDAAETLVRDTLSSVCELAVPLEVDTAFGVTWFDAQKH; encoded by the coding sequence GTGCCCGAACCGACCGCGCCTCGAACCGGAGGCGACGCCGCGCCCCGTCCCACCATGCTGCTGCTCGACGGGCACTCGCTGGCCTACCGGGCCTTCTACGCCCTGCCCGACACCCTCCGCACCCAGACGGGGCAGCTGACCAACGCGGTCTACGGGTTCACCTCGATGCTGATCAAGCTGCTCGCCGACCGGCGTCCGGCGTCGGTCGTGGTCGCATTCGACAAGGGGCGGGACGTCTCGCGCACCACGGCGTTCCCGGAGTACAAGGCCAACCGGGCCACCCCGCCCGATGAGTTCCGGCCCCAGGTCGACCTCATCAAGCAGGTCCTCGAGGCGCTGCGCATCCCGGTGTGCGAGGTGCCCGGCGTCGAGGCCGACGACGTGCTGGCGACCCTCGCGGTCCGGGCGATCGACGAGGGGTTCCACGCCTACATCGTGACCGGGGACCGCGACGCGATGCAGCTCGTCGACGAGCACCTCACCGTGCTCTACACCCTGCGCGGCATCTCCGAGGTGGCCGAGATGACCCCCAAGGCGGTCGAGGCCCGCTACGGGGTCCCGCCCGGCTCGTACGTCGACGTGGCTGCCCTGCGTGGCGACAAGTCCGACAACCTCCCGGGCGTGCCGGGCGTCGGGGACAAGACGGCGGCCAAGCTGGTGGTCCAGTTCGGCGACGTCGACGGGATCCTCGCCCACCTCGACGAGATCTCGGGCAAGAAGGTCCCTGCGATGCTCGCCGAGCACGGTGAGCAGGTCCGCGCCAACAAGCGCATCATGCGACTGCGCCGGGACATCGAGGTCGACGCGGACCCCGCCGACCTGCGCATGACCGGCATCGACGCGGCCGCGGTCCGCGAGCTGTTCGGCAGCCTCGAGTTCCGCGCCCTGTACGACCGCTTCGTCGAGGAGGTCCTCGGCGAGCAGGAGGAGGCCGAAGCGGCCTCGTTCGAGCGGACCCCGTCGCGCCTCGAGGCGGGCGACCTGGCGGTGTGGCTCGAGGGGGTCGGGTCACCGGTCGCGATCGTGCCGACGGTGACGGCCCGACCACCCCACACCGCCCTCGAGGCCGTGGCCGTCGCCGCGCCCGACCGCGACCCCGCCTCCGCCCGTGTGGCTGAGTTGGACCCGGCGGACCTCGACGCCCTGGCGGGCCTCCTCGCCGATCCGACGCGTGCGGTGGTGACCCACGACGCCAAGCTCCTCGACCACGCCGTGCACGGACGTGGCTGGGTCGTGTCGAACGTCACGGTGGACACCGAGCTCGCGGCCTACCTGCTCAACCCCGAGCAGCGCAGCTTCGACCTCGAGCGGCTCGCGCTCCAACACCTGCAGCGCACCATCACCCCCGAGGAGGGGGACGGGGCCGGCGACCAGCTCGCGCTCGACGTGTCCCCGGACGAGGGGTGGGAGGAACGGGCGATCCGCGCCGAGGCGACGCTCGAGCTCGCGACCTTCCTCGGCACCGAGCTCGACGAGCGCGGCCAGCGCGACCTGCACGACCGCATCGAGCTGCCGCTGGCGCCGGTCCTGGCCCGGATGGAACGCACGGGGGTCGCGCTCGACCTGCACGTCCTCGACGACATCCGGGGCCGTCTGGCGGCGCGGGTCGTCGAACGCGAGCGCGAGGTCCACGACCACGCTGGTCGCCCGTTCAACGTCGGTTCGGGTCAGCAGCTGCAGCAGGTGCTGTTCGACGAGCTCGAGCTGCCCAAGACCCGGCGCATCAAGACCGGCTACACCACGGATGCCAACGCGCTCCAGAACCTGCTCGGGCTGCACCCCATCATCGAAGCCATCATGGAGTGGCGCGAGCTGAGCAAGCTGCTGACCACCTACGTGGATGCCCTCCCGCCCCTGGTGGACGCTGCGACCGGCCGCATCCACACGACCCTGTCGCAGACGATCGCGGCCACGGGGCGGCTGTCGTCGTCCCAGCCGAACCTGCAGAACATCCCGGTGCGGCGCGAGGAGGGTCGCGAGATCCGCCGTGCCTTCGTGCCGGGGGAGGGCTTCGACCAGCTGCTCGTCGCCGACTACTCCCAGATCGAGCTGCGGATCATGGCGCACCTGTCGCAGGACGAGGGGCTGCTCGAGGCGTTCCAGAGCCACGAGGACGTGCACGCCACGACCGCCGCGAAGGTCTTCGATCTGCCGCTGGACGCCGTCGACGGGGCTCTGCGCGACCGTGCGAAGGCCGTCAACTACGGCCTGGCCTACGGGCTGACCCCGTTCGGGCTCGGGCAGCAGCTGGGCATCCCGCCGGACGAAGCGGCCGAGATCGTGACCGCGTACTTCGAGCGTTTCCCGAAGGTGCGCTCGTTCCTCGACGCGGCCGTCGTCGCGGCCACCAACGACGGCTACACCACCACGATGTTCGGCCGCCGCCGCTACCTGCCGGACCTCCGCTCGGACAACCGCAACCGGCGCCAGATGGCCGAGCGGATGGCGCTGAACGCGCCGATCCAGGGCACGGCCGCCGACGTCATCAAGCTGGCCATGATCGAGCTCGGGCGGGCCCTGGACACCTCGGGGCTGCGGACCCAGCTGCTGCTGCAGGTCCACGACGAGGTGGTCCTCGAGGTCCCGGACGACGAGCGCGATGCCGCCGAGACCCTCGTGCGCGACACGCTGTCGTCGGTGTGCGAGCTGGCGGTGCCACTGGAGGTCGACACGGCGTTCGGCGTCACCTGGTTCGACGCCCAGAAGCACTGA
- a CDS encoding ABC transporter permease subunit — MYAIFVVAVAAVVVFADWSRIRSRFFDMDIARDMFPDVLTIAARNTILYTFLAFVFGLALGLLLALMRLSSVAPYRWLATVYIEIFRGLPALLTIFLIGFGIPLAFGTRWPILWQITLGLGLVAAAYMAETIRAGIEGVPKGQMEAARSLGMTHTRAMGSIVIPQGFRIIIPPLTNELVLLIKDTSLLFVLGTTVQSKELLKFGRDLLQARASPTPLIVVGFVYLLITVPMTQLVAVLERRNARTR; from the coding sequence ATGTACGCGATCTTCGTCGTAGCCGTGGCCGCAGTGGTGGTGTTCGCCGACTGGTCGAGGATCCGGAGCCGCTTCTTCGACATGGACATCGCCCGGGACATGTTCCCCGACGTCCTGACGATCGCGGCCCGCAACACCATCCTGTACACGTTCCTTGCCTTCGTATTCGGCCTGGCGTTGGGTCTGCTGCTGGCCCTGATGCGCTTGTCCTCAGTGGCGCCCTACCGGTGGCTCGCGACGGTCTACATCGAGATCTTCCGCGGGTTGCCCGCACTTCTGACCATCTTCCTCATCGGGTTCGGGATCCCCCTCGCGTTCGGCACTCGCTGGCCGATCCTCTGGCAGATCACCCTCGGGCTCGGTCTGGTGGCGGCCGCGTACATGGCGGAGACGATCCGTGCGGGGATCGAGGGGGTCCCCAAGGGCCAGATGGAGGCCGCACGCTCCTTGGGTATGACGCACACGAGGGCGATGGGCTCGATCGTCATCCCGCAAGGGTTCCGCATCATCATCCCTCCGCTCACCAACGAGTTGGTGCTGCTGATCAAAGACACCTCGCTGCTGTTCGTGCTCGGGACCACGGTGCAATCCAAGGAGCTGCTCAAGTTCGGCCGTGACCTCCTCCAGGCGCGCGCCAGCCCGACCCCCTTGATCGTCGTCGGGTTCGTCTACCTGCTCATCACCGTGCCGATGACCCAGCTCGTCGCGGTCCTCGAGCGACGCAACGCCCGCACGCGCTGA
- a CDS encoding ANTAR domain-containing response regulator, which yields MTETPEEKARPTRVLIAEDEALIRLDLKEMLQEEGFEVVAEVADGASAVRLTRELTPDLVILDVKMPVMDGIQAAEEIAKDRLSAILILTAFSQRDLVEKARRAGAMAYLVKPFQKHDLLPAVEIAAGRFRELSGLEREVDDLQGRLEARKLVERAKGLLQEKQDMSEADAFRFVQRQAMERRQTMKQVAERIIEQFEG from the coding sequence GTGACCGAGACCCCCGAAGAGAAGGCCCGGCCGACGCGCGTCCTGATCGCCGAGGACGAAGCGCTGATCCGCCTCGACCTGAAGGAGATGCTCCAGGAGGAGGGCTTCGAGGTCGTCGCCGAGGTGGCCGACGGGGCCTCAGCCGTGCGCCTCACGCGCGAGCTGACCCCCGACCTGGTGATCCTGGACGTGAAGATGCCGGTCATGGACGGCATCCAGGCCGCCGAGGAGATCGCCAAGGACCGGCTGTCGGCCATCCTGATCCTGACCGCGTTCAGCCAGCGCGATCTGGTCGAGAAGGCGCGCCGCGCGGGTGCGATGGCCTACCTGGTCAAGCCCTTCCAGAAGCACGACCTGCTCCCCGCGGTCGAGATCGCGGCCGGCCGGTTCCGTGAGCTGTCCGGGCTCGAGCGCGAGGTCGACGACCTCCAGGGCCGCCTGGAGGCCCGCAAGCTCGTCGAGCGGGCCAAGGGGCTGCTCCAGGAGAAGCAGGACATGTCCGAGGCGGATGCGTTCCGGTTCGTGCAGCGCCAGGCCATGGAGCGGCGTCAGACCATGAAGCAGGTCGCCGAGCGCATCATCGAGCAGTTCGAGGGCTGA
- the trpA gene encoding tryptophan synthase subunit alpha encodes MSAPTDLADLAGHTAIAEAFARARDEDRAALVIYLTAGFPDVATSPACFEAAVEAGADVLEVGLPFSDPMMDGPVIQAANQTVLDAGTGLDAQLEVVAQLGDLAVPKLAMTYVTIADSRGYGPFAQACAAAGLSGVILPDLPAPEAGPWLEAAHRSGLATVFLASSVSSDQRLDQLCAASSGWVYATGLMGVTGVKGVSQDVTRELVDRVRARTDLPVAVGIGVKDAASAAEVAAYADGVIVGSAIVRAAGDGDPAGAPHRVAALVRELRAGVERR; translated from the coding sequence GTGAGCGCACCCACCGACCTCGCCGACCTGGCTGGCCACACCGCCATCGCCGAGGCGTTCGCCCGCGCCCGGGACGAGGACCGCGCGGCGCTGGTGATCTACCTCACCGCCGGTTTCCCCGACGTCGCGACGTCACCGGCGTGCTTCGAGGCCGCCGTCGAGGCGGGCGCGGACGTCCTGGAGGTGGGGTTGCCGTTCAGCGACCCGATGATGGACGGACCGGTCATCCAGGCCGCCAACCAGACCGTCCTCGACGCGGGGACCGGGCTGGACGCGCAGCTCGAGGTCGTCGCGCAGCTGGGGGACCTCGCCGTCCCGAAGCTGGCGATGACGTACGTGACCATCGCCGACAGCCGTGGGTACGGGCCGTTCGCGCAAGCGTGCGCCGCTGCCGGTCTGTCGGGCGTCATCCTGCCCGACCTGCCCGCGCCGGAGGCCGGTCCGTGGCTCGAAGCTGCCCACCGCTCCGGCCTCGCGACGGTCTTCCTCGCCTCGAGCGTGTCGTCGGACCAGCGGCTCGACCAGCTGTGCGCCGCCTCGTCCGGGTGGGTGTACGCGACCGGGCTGATGGGCGTGACCGGCGTCAAGGGCGTGTCGCAGGACGTGACGCGTGAGCTGGTCGACCGGGTGCGTGCCCGCACCGACCTGCCCGTGGCGGTCGGCATCGGCGTCAAGGACGCGGCATCGGCGGCGGAGGTCGCCGCGTACGCCGACGGCGTCATCGTCGGCTCGGCGATCGTCCGGGCCGCCGGTGACGGCGACCCTGCCGGCGCACCCCACCGCGTCGCCGCCTTGGTCCGCGAGCTGCGGGCCGGCGTGGAGCGCCGCTGA
- a CDS encoding HNH endonuclease: MPRRTWTDDDLRAALDGATTMRQVVERLRLTKGGAAYTTVRSRMEQLGLEPPGGDPVPAGALTAPWRRSYSEDDLRAAVAEARSLKGVFDHLGLQVGGGQWLAVRQLIAERGWSTAHWRRPLGTAGTDPGEVARFRAALTAADLPALVARASNRADIIRALGFTPRSALYRVLRPVLAASGLDLDHFEPAHTRMQLAPPRPRRPLEEVLVAGSHVSTHGLKLRLLEECIFEHRCSRCELTTWLGGPIPLQLDHISGDRSDNRIENLRLLCPNCHALTDTYCGRNIGRR; this comes from the coding sequence GTGCCACGACGCACCTGGACCGACGACGACCTCCGAGCGGCCCTCGACGGCGCAACCACGATGCGGCAGGTGGTCGAGCGGCTGCGTCTGACCAAGGGCGGGGCTGCCTACACCACGGTTCGCTCGAGGATGGAACAGCTCGGCTTGGAGCCGCCGGGTGGTGATCCGGTTCCGGCCGGTGCGCTGACCGCGCCCTGGCGGCGCTCGTACTCGGAGGACGACCTGCGCGCCGCCGTGGCCGAGGCTCGCTCGCTCAAGGGCGTGTTCGACCACCTCGGGCTGCAGGTCGGCGGTGGTCAGTGGCTCGCGGTGCGGCAGCTGATCGCCGAGCGGGGCTGGTCGACTGCCCACTGGCGGCGTCCTCTCGGTACGGCGGGCACGGACCCGGGTGAGGTCGCGCGCTTCCGTGCGGCGCTCACGGCGGCCGACCTCCCAGCGTTGGTCGCTCGCGCCTCGAACCGGGCGGACATCATCCGAGCCCTCGGCTTCACCCCACGCTCGGCGCTCTACCGGGTGCTCCGCCCGGTCCTGGCCGCCAGCGGTCTCGACCTCGATCACTTCGAGCCGGCACACACGCGGATGCAGCTGGCGCCACCCCGTCCTCGGCGTCCGCTCGAGGAGGTGCTCGTCGCGGGGAGCCACGTGTCCACCCACGGCCTGAAGCTGCGGTTGCTGGAGGAGTGCATCTTCGAGCACCGCTGCAGCCGTTGTGAGCTCACCACCTGGCTCGGTGGGCCGATCCCGCTCCAGCTCGATCACATCAGTGGCGACCGGAGCGACAACCGGATCGAGAACCTGCGCCTGCTCTGTCCGAACTGCCACGCGCTCACCGACACCTACTGCGGGCGCAACATCGGACGCCGGTAG
- a CDS encoding basic amino acid ABC transporter substrate-binding protein has protein sequence MRSTTRRASTAFVALALLATACGDGDGDTEPTDDGTAADGGEAAADLELVNEGTLTVCSDIPYEPFEFEDPDSDIGYSGFDIELIQAIAERADLDVEVTVTGFEALTSGTAMATGQCDVAASAMTITEERAEQIDFSEPYYEALQSLLVMSDSGIASIDDLEGTVVGVQSGTTGEMYAQENVEGAEIRAFENPGDLFVALDSGQIDAVLQDLPVNAERARDTDELEVVEEYDTDENYGFALEQDRADDLLQVINDGLGAVRDDGTYEQLYDKYFATE, from the coding sequence ATGCGTAGCACCACCCGTCGCGCGAGCACAGCCTTCGTCGCCCTCGCGCTCCTCGCCACCGCGTGTGGTGATGGTGACGGCGACACCGAACCCACCGACGACGGCACGGCGGCGGATGGTGGCGAGGCCGCAGCCGATCTCGAGCTGGTCAACGAGGGCACGTTGACCGTCTGTTCCGACATCCCCTACGAGCCGTTCGAGTTCGAGGACCCCGACAGCGACATCGGCTACAGCGGGTTCGACATCGAGCTGATCCAGGCGATCGCCGAGCGTGCGGATCTGGATGTCGAGGTCACCGTCACAGGCTTCGAGGCGCTCACTTCCGGGACCGCGATGGCGACGGGCCAGTGTGACGTCGCCGCATCCGCCATGACGATCACCGAGGAGCGCGCGGAGCAGATCGACTTCTCGGAGCCGTACTACGAAGCACTGCAGTCGCTGCTGGTGATGAGCGATTCCGGTATCGCCTCGATCGATGACCTCGAGGGCACCGTGGTGGGCGTCCAGTCGGGGACGACCGGCGAGATGTACGCCCAGGAGAACGTCGAGGGAGCCGAGATCCGTGCCTTCGAGAACCCGGGTGACCTGTTCGTCGCCCTCGACTCCGGCCAGATCGACGCCGTCCTCCAGGATCTGCCGGTCAACGCGGAGCGGGCTCGCGACACCGACGAGCTCGAAGTCGTGGAGGAGTACGACACCGACGAGAACTACGGCTTCGCCCTCGAGCAGGACCGGGCTGACGATCTGCTGCAGGTGATCAACGATGGCCTCGGCGCCGTGCGCGACGACGGCACGTACGAGCAGCTCTACGACAAGTACTTCGCGACGGAGTGA
- a CDS encoding amino acid ABC transporter ATP-binding protein, whose translation MSLSSAPRRAHAIELRDLHKSFGENQVLTGIDLTIDEGEVVCVIGPSGSGKSTMLRCVNRLEEPTSGQVFVEGEDITDRDADVDGIRSRVGMVFQSFELFPHLTVLRNLTIAQQRVLRRSKQAAIEVAELNLAKVGLSEKRDAYPAHLSGGQKQRVAIARALSMDPDLMLFDEPTSALDPELVGEVLGVMRRLADEGMTMMIVTHEMHFAREVADRVVFIDGGVIVEQGPPAQVLDDPQHERTQRFLSLVG comes from the coding sequence GTGAGCCTCTCGTCGGCCCCCCGCCGCGCGCACGCCATCGAGCTGCGCGACCTGCACAAGTCCTTCGGGGAGAACCAGGTGCTGACGGGCATCGACCTGACCATCGACGAGGGCGAGGTCGTCTGCGTCATCGGCCCCTCGGGGTCGGGCAAGTCCACGATGCTGCGCTGCGTCAACCGCCTCGAGGAGCCGACGTCGGGACAGGTGTTCGTCGAGGGGGAGGACATCACCGACCGGGACGCCGACGTCGACGGCATCCGCTCGCGGGTCGGCATGGTGTTCCAGTCCTTCGAGCTGTTCCCGCACCTGACCGTGCTGCGCAACCTGACGATCGCGCAGCAGCGCGTGCTCAGGCGGTCCAAGCAGGCGGCGATCGAGGTCGCTGAGCTGAACCTGGCGAAGGTGGGTCTGTCCGAGAAGCGCGACGCCTACCCGGCGCACCTGTCGGGTGGTCAGAAGCAGCGGGTGGCGATCGCACGCGCCCTGTCGATGGATCCGGACCTGATGCTGTTCGACGAGCCGACCTCCGCACTCGACCCCGAGCTGGTGGGGGAGGTGCTCGGGGTCATGCGACGACTCGCCGACGAGGGGATGACGATGATGATCGTCACCCACGAGATGCACTTCGCGCGCGAGGTGGCCGACCGGGTGGTGTTCATCGACGGCGGTGTGATCGTGGAGCAGGGTCCGCCGGCACAGGTGCTCGACGACCCGCAGCACGAGCGGACCCAGCGGTTCCTCAGCCTCGTGGGCTGA